One Paenarthrobacter aurescens TC1 DNA window includes the following coding sequences:
- the kbl gene encoding 2-amino-3-ketobutyrate coenzyme A ligase (identified by match to protein family HMM PF00155; match to protein family HMM PF00202; match to protein family HMM PF00266; match to protein family HMM PF00464; match to protein family HMM TIGR01822) produces the protein MYSAIKDQLQGELDEIRSAGLFKTERHIDSPQASHIAAGQLGQPANKVLNFCANNYLGLADHPDIIAAAKSAMDERGFGMASVRFICGTQDLHLELETRVSKFLGTEDTILFSSCFDANGGVFESLFGPEDAIISDSLNHASIIDGIRLSKAKRFRYANQDMADLEAKLVEAEGSRRKIIVTDGVFSMDGYLAPLEAICDLAEKHDALVMVDDSHAVGFMGPTGAGTPEHAGVSERVDIYTGTFGKALGGASGGYVSGRGEIVAMLRQKARPYLFSNSLAPAIVAATIKAIELVQESGELRTRLFENAALFRRRMSEEGFELLDGEHAIIPVMFGDAVVAAKVADEMLNNGVFVTAFSFPVVPKGVARIRVQLSAAHSADDVEACVQAFVKSRAAVA, from the coding sequence ATGTACTCAGCCATCAAAGACCAACTGCAGGGCGAACTCGACGAGATCCGGAGCGCCGGCCTCTTCAAGACCGAACGCCACATCGATTCTCCACAGGCAAGCCACATCGCAGCCGGGCAGCTCGGCCAGCCGGCCAACAAGGTCTTGAACTTCTGCGCCAATAACTACTTGGGCCTGGCCGACCACCCGGACATCATCGCCGCCGCCAAGTCCGCCATGGACGAGCGTGGCTTCGGCATGGCGTCCGTACGCTTCATCTGCGGCACCCAGGACCTGCACCTTGAACTGGAGACCCGCGTCTCTAAATTCCTGGGTACCGAGGACACCATCCTCTTCTCCAGCTGCTTCGACGCCAACGGTGGCGTGTTCGAGTCCCTGTTCGGCCCCGAAGACGCCATCATCTCGGACTCCCTGAACCACGCCTCCATCATCGACGGCATCCGCCTCAGCAAGGCTAAGCGCTTCCGTTACGCCAACCAGGACATGGCCGATCTCGAAGCCAAGCTGGTTGAGGCTGAGGGGTCCCGCCGGAAGATCATCGTCACGGACGGTGTCTTCTCCATGGACGGCTACCTGGCCCCGCTTGAAGCCATCTGCGACCTCGCCGAGAAGCACGACGCCCTGGTCATGGTGGACGACTCCCACGCTGTCGGCTTCATGGGCCCTACCGGCGCTGGCACTCCGGAGCACGCCGGCGTTTCTGAGCGCGTGGACATCTACACCGGCACTTTCGGCAAGGCCCTCGGCGGCGCTTCGGGTGGTTACGTCTCCGGTCGCGGTGAGATCGTGGCGATGCTTCGCCAGAAGGCCCGCCCGTACCTGTTCTCCAACTCGCTTGCCCCGGCCATTGTTGCGGCCACTATCAAGGCGATCGAGCTCGTGCAGGAATCCGGCGAGCTGCGGACCCGCTTGTTCGAGAATGCAGCGCTGTTCCGTCGCCGCATGAGCGAGGAAGGCTTTGAGCTCCTCGACGGCGAGCACGCCATCATCCCCGTGATGTTCGGTGATGCCGTGGTCGCTGCAAAAGTCGCGGACGAGATGCTCAACAACGGCGTCTTCGTCACGGCCTTCAGTTTCCCGGTAGTGCCGAAGGGCGTGGCCCGGATCCGCGTGCAGCTTTCCGCTGCGCACAGCGCGGACGACGTCGAAGCCTGCGTTCAGGCGTTCGTCAAGAGTCGCGCCGCGGTCGCCTAG
- a CDS encoding putative transcriptional regulator, lacI family (identified by match to protein family HMM PF00356; match to protein family HMM PF00532), giving the protein MAKASSTGVRPTIRMVAELAGVSTATVSYVLSGRRGDGGPGVSDPTAEKVKAAAERLGYRPNQAARAIRTGRTNTVILSLTMLSDPWSLSVIEAVQKAAVPLGITPMILGDADWVKVLGTHNADAVFVDAVRPEQRDALRKLAEHGTTLVVFDEEVQADGFDVIRSIAGPGCRMAVEHLLHGHRKVACLTPATAAGTSGGTRYLAYSDALAAAEVPERDDYVGLFDGTSAGAYAAATRVLSMPDRPTAIYATTDYAAVSAINAAQRLGLGVGTDVDIIGVGNTVEGARMSPSLSTVGPVDFFDKLARLLLRRATGQAGHAAAAEPGVLDFPWHLFVRESAPHRSAATRLY; this is encoded by the coding sequence ATGGCAAAAGCGAGCAGCACCGGAGTCAGACCAACCATCCGTATGGTGGCCGAACTGGCGGGCGTCTCCACGGCCACGGTTTCCTACGTGCTATCAGGTCGCCGGGGCGATGGCGGACCGGGCGTTTCGGATCCGACGGCGGAAAAGGTCAAGGCAGCTGCCGAGCGGCTGGGCTACCGCCCCAACCAGGCGGCCCGTGCGATCAGGACGGGCCGCACCAACACGGTGATTCTCTCGCTGACCATGCTGTCCGATCCGTGGTCACTGTCCGTCATCGAAGCCGTGCAGAAGGCGGCCGTTCCGCTGGGCATCACCCCAATGATTTTGGGTGACGCCGATTGGGTCAAAGTACTCGGCACTCACAATGCCGATGCTGTGTTCGTGGATGCAGTCCGTCCTGAGCAGCGGGATGCCCTGCGCAAGCTCGCTGAGCACGGAACCACACTGGTTGTCTTTGACGAAGAGGTACAAGCGGACGGTTTTGACGTCATCCGTTCCATCGCCGGTCCCGGCTGCCGCATGGCCGTGGAGCATTTGCTCCACGGCCACCGAAAGGTCGCCTGCCTGACCCCGGCAACAGCCGCGGGCACTTCCGGCGGGACGCGGTACCTGGCTTACTCCGACGCCTTGGCCGCGGCGGAAGTCCCGGAGCGGGACGACTATGTGGGCTTGTTCGATGGCACCAGTGCAGGGGCGTACGCCGCGGCAACCCGGGTGCTGAGCATGCCGGACCGTCCCACGGCCATCTATGCCACTACGGATTACGCCGCGGTCAGCGCCATCAACGCCGCCCAGCGTCTTGGCCTCGGAGTGGGTACGGATGTGGACATCATCGGTGTGGGCAACACGGTGGAGGGTGCGCGGATGTCGCCTTCCCTCAGCACCGTGGGTCCCGTTGATTTCTTCGACAAACTCGCCAGGCTGCTCCTGCGTAGGGCAACGGGTCAGGCCGGCCACGCGGCAGCAGCTGAACCCGGCGTCCTTGACTTCCCTTGGCATTTGTTCGTGCGTGAATCGGCGCCGCACCGCAGCGCCGCAACCAGGCTTTATTAG
- a CDS encoding putative transcriptional regulator, LysR family (identified by match to protein family HMM PF00126; match to protein family HMM PF03466) produces the protein MLMEIHQLQMLRELGDLGSVKAVAETLMVTPSAVSQQLALLQKSVDVPLTRKDGRALVLTDAGRVLAEAGAAVVNAMADARAAIGAYHDAPDAPVSVSAFHSAGQALFAPLAALLASDGGKSPRLRLSDEDVAQEDFPGLAARYDLVLAHRMDNSPTWPGDKVAVIPLADEPLDIALPAAHPLASRRELEPSDVVDEPWVTSRDGYSPADVLAAVVAVSGRPAEVLHRINDYSTVAALVSAGGAIGLLPRFTARRVLDAGVVLRPLSGVNSVRKIDILARPETLKRKSVMTVCESLQTVMTELSSPR, from the coding sequence TTGCTAATGGAAATTCATCAGTTGCAGATGCTCCGTGAGCTCGGAGACTTAGGAAGCGTCAAGGCCGTCGCTGAAACACTGATGGTGACCCCCTCGGCAGTTTCGCAACAGCTCGCCCTGCTGCAGAAGTCCGTTGACGTGCCGTTGACGCGTAAAGACGGCCGGGCACTGGTGCTCACGGATGCAGGCCGCGTCCTCGCTGAGGCGGGGGCCGCCGTCGTGAACGCCATGGCAGATGCCCGGGCGGCGATCGGCGCCTATCACGACGCTCCCGACGCGCCGGTCAGCGTGAGCGCCTTCCACAGTGCCGGGCAGGCGCTGTTTGCGCCGTTGGCGGCGCTGTTGGCGTCCGACGGCGGGAAGTCGCCACGCCTTCGACTCTCCGATGAGGACGTGGCCCAGGAAGATTTTCCGGGGTTGGCCGCCCGGTACGACCTCGTGCTGGCACACCGCATGGACAACAGCCCGACCTGGCCCGGGGACAAAGTAGCGGTGATTCCTCTCGCCGACGAGCCGTTGGACATCGCGCTCCCCGCGGCTCACCCGCTGGCATCCCGGCGCGAACTGGAGCCGTCCGACGTCGTGGATGAGCCGTGGGTGACCAGCCGCGATGGCTACTCGCCCGCGGACGTCCTTGCCGCCGTCGTTGCCGTGAGCGGTCGGCCCGCAGAAGTGCTGCACCGCATCAACGACTATTCCACCGTGGCGGCGCTGGTATCTGCCGGTGGCGCGATCGGGCTATTGCCGCGCTTCACGGCCCGCCGTGTATTGGACGCCGGCGTGGTTTTGCGTCCACTTTCCGGGGTGAATTCGGTGCGCAAGATCGACATCCTGGCCCGGCCCGAGACGCTAAAACGGAAATCGGTCATGACGGTTTGCGAGTCACTTCAAACCGTCATGACCGAGCTTTCCTCACCCCGCTGA
- a CDS encoding oxidoreductase family, NAD-binding Rossmann fold domain protein (identified by match to protein family HMM PF01408; match to protein family HMM PF02894) has translation MEKDLKVGIVGFGLRSGLWKHAHKPGQGSEVTIVCDLSERGRADAAERIPSARVTGDLEELLNSGIDAVLVLTPDNQHAAVAVRTLMAGIPTFCEKPLDITVEAADLILTTAYETGTRLYVGHNMRHMPVVVQMRQLIEDGRIGEVKAVWCRHFVGHGGDYYFKDWHAQRANVTSLLLQKGAHDIDVIHWLAGGYTKRVAAVGDLAVYGDVNNRSNNTGKRMGDWFSMDNWPPMEQKDLAEVIDVEDISMMNMVLDNGVLASYQQCHFTPDYWRNYTVIGTKGRIENLGDGPGETINVWTSRTSGYAAPDEVITIQDGEGGHGGADPRLIEEFLRFASEGGQTQTSPIAARQAVVAGILAAESLRGDGSAREVPELPAELVEYFDAGQPALVRD, from the coding sequence ATGGAAAAGGATTTGAAGGTCGGCATCGTGGGTTTCGGCCTGCGTTCAGGGCTGTGGAAGCACGCCCATAAGCCGGGCCAAGGCTCGGAGGTCACCATTGTTTGTGACCTAAGTGAACGCGGCCGGGCAGACGCCGCAGAACGCATTCCGTCGGCGCGCGTTACGGGGGACCTGGAAGAACTGCTGAACAGCGGGATCGATGCGGTGTTGGTCCTGACGCCCGACAACCAGCACGCCGCCGTCGCGGTCCGAACGCTCATGGCAGGCATCCCCACCTTCTGTGAGAAGCCACTGGACATCACAGTGGAGGCCGCGGACCTGATCCTGACCACGGCATACGAAACGGGCACTCGTTTGTACGTTGGCCACAACATGCGCCACATGCCTGTGGTGGTCCAGATGCGCCAATTGATCGAGGACGGCAGGATCGGCGAGGTCAAAGCGGTCTGGTGCCGCCATTTCGTCGGCCACGGCGGTGACTACTACTTCAAGGACTGGCATGCCCAGCGCGCCAACGTCACGTCGCTTCTCCTCCAAAAGGGCGCCCACGACATCGACGTGATCCATTGGTTGGCCGGTGGATACACCAAGCGGGTTGCCGCCGTCGGTGATCTTGCTGTCTACGGTGACGTGAATAATCGAAGCAACAACACCGGCAAGCGCATGGGGGACTGGTTCTCCATGGACAACTGGCCGCCGATGGAACAGAAGGACCTTGCGGAGGTGATCGACGTCGAGGATATCTCCATGATGAACATGGTCCTGGACAACGGTGTCCTGGCCTCCTACCAGCAGTGTCACTTCACACCCGACTACTGGCGCAACTACACCGTCATCGGCACCAAGGGCCGGATTGAGAACCTTGGCGACGGGCCGGGCGAAACCATCAATGTGTGGACCAGCCGGACGTCGGGTTATGCAGCGCCGGACGAGGTCATCACCATCCAGGACGGCGAAGGCGGCCACGGCGGTGCCGACCCCCGCTTGATCGAGGAGTTCCTCCGCTTCGCGTCTGAAGGCGGTCAGACCCAGACCAGCCCCATCGCCGCACGTCAGGCAGTGGTGGCCGGTATCCTCGCGGCGGAATCGCTGCGCGGTGACGGCTCCGCGCGTGAGGTTCCAGAGCTCCCCGCCGAACTCGTGGAGTACTTCGACGCCGGCCAGCCCGCCCTGGTCCGCGACTGA
- a CDS encoding ISAau1, transposase orfA (identified by match to protein family HMM PF01527), which produces MARRHTPEQVIAKVRQGQKMLNEGRPLIEVVKELQVTEATWYRWLNQYGSEKNAEATKRTKELEKENARLKRLLAEKELAIDILNEVAKGKF; this is translated from the coding sequence ATGGCACGTAGGCATACCCCCGAGCAGGTCATCGCGAAGGTCCGGCAGGGCCAGAAAATGCTCAATGAAGGACGGCCCCTCATCGAGGTCGTCAAGGAACTGCAGGTCACCGAGGCGACCTGGTACCGGTGGCTGAACCAGTACGGGTCCGAGAAGAACGCCGAGGCGACGAAACGGACCAAGGAGCTCGAGAAGGAGAACGCGAGGCTCAAGCGGCTGCTGGCCGAGAAAGAGCTAGCCATCGACATCCTGAACGAGGTGGCCAAGGGAAAATTCTGA
- a CDS encoding putative transmembrane lipoprotein LplC (identified by match to protein family HMM PF00528) yields the protein MATTLFTKKPRELTYNPKRPVWKEKPSALYQTVKAVVLIVFSLSILTPILLVVSTSLADTEQLVKAGGFVLWPERPTLEAYATIFKGPMVLQSLGVSMLVTAVGTILALFVTITMAYATSRTVLFGRPVILAVLFTLLFAPGLIPSFLMIRQLGLLDSLWSLILPGIFGAFNFVVMRSFFMNIPGELIESARIDGANDWQILWRIVMPLSKAVIAVVGLFYAVGFWNSFFNALLYINDHSKWPIQLLLRNFVVQGSGAADQLGITTTPPPQSIQMAVVVVALVPILMVYPFLQKHFAKGVITGAVKG from the coding sequence ATGGCAACAACACTTTTCACCAAGAAACCCCGGGAACTGACGTACAACCCCAAGCGCCCGGTATGGAAGGAAAAGCCTTCCGCGCTGTATCAGACCGTCAAAGCAGTGGTCCTGATCGTGTTCAGTTTGTCCATCCTGACACCCATTCTGTTGGTCGTTTCCACGTCACTAGCCGACACTGAGCAACTCGTAAAGGCCGGCGGTTTTGTGCTTTGGCCCGAACGTCCAACCCTGGAGGCGTACGCCACCATCTTCAAGGGCCCCATGGTGCTGCAATCACTCGGGGTCAGCATGCTGGTTACCGCGGTGGGCACCATCCTGGCCCTGTTCGTGACCATCACGATGGCCTACGCCACCAGCCGCACGGTTCTGTTTGGCCGGCCGGTGATCCTCGCAGTCCTGTTCACGCTCCTGTTTGCGCCGGGCCTCATCCCGTCCTTCCTGATGATCCGCCAACTCGGCCTGCTGGACTCGTTGTGGTCGCTGATCCTCCCCGGCATCTTCGGAGCTTTCAACTTTGTGGTCATGCGCTCGTTCTTCATGAACATCCCGGGGGAACTGATCGAAAGCGCCAGGATCGACGGCGCCAACGACTGGCAAATCCTGTGGCGCATCGTGATGCCACTGTCCAAGGCCGTGATCGCCGTCGTAGGGCTGTTCTATGCCGTCGGCTTCTGGAACTCGTTCTTCAACGCCCTGCTCTACATCAACGATCACAGTAAGTGGCCCATCCAGTTGCTGCTCCGCAACTTCGTTGTCCAGGGCAGCGGCGCAGCGGACCAGCTGGGAATCACCACCACGCCCCCGCCGCAGTCCATCCAGATGGCAGTGGTGGTAGTAGCCCTCGTCCCGATTTTGATGGTCTACCCGTTCCTCCAGAAGCACTTTGCCAAGGGCGTCATCACCGGCGCCGTCAAGGGCTAG
- a CDS encoding putative transmembrane lipoprotein LplB (identified by match to protein family HMM PF00528) → MNSTTEQAPALPEARRVPGPPGGNTSGSGPKKRKRSKVPQQSFRSRLRRDKQMLLMMLPGVAFLLLFFYIPILGNVIAFQDYQPYLGIGDSLWVGWQNFVDLFGNPDFIHAFWNTLYLAAWQLVFLFPVPLVLALIVDSLISTRVRRIFQSIAYLPHFLSWVLVIAFFQQMLGGAGFVNNLLRDWGMDPIPFMTNPETFPVMVVVQMIWKDAGWAMIIFLAALASIDASLYEAAAADGAGRWRRMWHITLPGLRPVIVLLLILRIGDILSVGFEQFILQRDAVGAGAAEVLDTFTYYTGVVGGGWSSGAAAGLAKGVVSALLIYGANKLAHRFGEDGIFAKQAR, encoded by the coding sequence ATGAACTCGACGACGGAACAGGCTCCGGCATTGCCCGAAGCTCGCCGAGTCCCGGGCCCGCCGGGTGGAAACACCTCCGGATCCGGTCCGAAGAAACGGAAGAGGAGCAAGGTCCCGCAGCAGAGTTTCCGGTCCCGTCTGCGACGCGACAAGCAGATGCTGCTCATGATGCTCCCGGGTGTAGCCTTCCTGCTGCTCTTCTTCTACATCCCCATCCTGGGCAACGTCATCGCGTTCCAGGACTACCAGCCTTACCTGGGCATCGGGGACAGCCTGTGGGTGGGCTGGCAGAACTTTGTGGACCTGTTCGGCAATCCGGACTTCATCCACGCTTTCTGGAACACTCTCTATCTGGCCGCATGGCAGTTGGTCTTCCTCTTCCCGGTGCCGCTGGTGTTGGCCCTGATTGTGGACTCACTGATCAGCACCCGGGTCCGGCGAATATTCCAAAGCATCGCTTACTTGCCGCACTTCCTTTCCTGGGTGCTGGTCATCGCGTTCTTCCAGCAGATGCTGGGCGGTGCAGGTTTCGTCAACAACCTGCTCCGGGACTGGGGTATGGATCCCATTCCCTTCATGACCAACCCGGAAACATTCCCGGTCATGGTGGTGGTCCAGATGATCTGGAAAGACGCAGGCTGGGCAATGATCATCTTCCTGGCAGCCCTTGCCAGCATCGACGCCTCGCTTTACGAGGCTGCAGCGGCTGACGGTGCCGGACGCTGGCGCCGGATGTGGCACATCACCCTCCCCGGTCTGAGACCCGTGATCGTGCTCCTTCTGATCCTGCGTATCGGCGACATCCTCTCAGTCGGCTTCGAGCAATTCATCCTGCAGCGTGATGCCGTAGGCGCCGGAGCCGCGGAGGTGCTGGACACCTTCACCTACTACACCGGCGTAGTGGGAGGCGGCTGGAGCTCAGGCGCAGCAGCCGGCCTGGCCAAGGGCGTTGTCAGCGCCTTGCTGATCTACGGCGCCAATAAACTTGCCCACCGCTTCGGCGAAGACGGAATCTTCGCAAAACAAGCGCGCTGA
- the tdh gene encoding L-threonine 3-dehydrogenase (identified by match to protein family HMM PF00107): protein MKALYKSGPHAGFELVERPEPEAGPSDVKIRVMTTGICGTDLHIQSWDAWAQGIIETPLIAGHEFYGEVVEIGEDVRDVKVGDRVSGEGHVVCGICRNCRAGRRQMCIHTVSVGVQRDGAFAEYVVIPETNVWVHHDESVTPELGAIFDPFGNAVHTALSFPLVGEDVLITGAGPIGLMAIAVARHAGARKIAITDVSAPRLELARQMGVDLAVDVSKMRVREAQQELGMREGFDIGLEMSGHPTALPEMIDNMNHGGRIAMLGLPSQSIDIDWGKVVTHMLTLKGIYGREMFETWYAMSAMLSSNPVLHRSISAVVTDKLSAADWEKGFEIARSGTGGKVVLDWTEL from the coding sequence ATGAAGGCTCTCTACAAATCCGGACCGCACGCAGGGTTCGAACTCGTCGAACGTCCCGAGCCCGAAGCGGGCCCCAGCGACGTCAAAATCCGTGTGATGACCACCGGCATCTGCGGCACCGACCTCCACATCCAAAGCTGGGACGCCTGGGCCCAAGGCATCATCGAAACGCCCCTCATTGCCGGCCACGAATTCTATGGCGAAGTAGTGGAAATCGGCGAGGACGTCCGCGACGTCAAAGTAGGGGACAGGGTCTCCGGCGAAGGACACGTGGTCTGCGGAATCTGCCGCAACTGCCGTGCAGGACGCCGCCAGATGTGCATCCACACCGTCTCCGTCGGCGTGCAGCGCGACGGTGCCTTCGCCGAATACGTCGTCATCCCGGAAACCAATGTCTGGGTCCACCACGATGAGTCCGTCACCCCGGAACTCGGCGCCATCTTCGACCCCTTCGGTAACGCTGTCCACACCGCACTGAGCTTCCCGCTGGTCGGCGAAGACGTACTGATCACGGGAGCAGGTCCCATCGGACTGATGGCCATTGCCGTCGCCCGACACGCGGGTGCCCGCAAAATCGCCATCACGGACGTGTCCGCTCCGCGCCTGGAACTGGCCCGCCAGATGGGCGTTGACCTCGCTGTGGACGTGTCCAAGATGCGCGTCCGCGAAGCACAGCAGGAATTGGGCATGCGCGAAGGTTTCGACATCGGACTGGAAATGTCGGGACACCCCACGGCACTGCCTGAGATGATCGACAACATGAACCACGGCGGCCGCATCGCCATGCTCGGCCTTCCCAGCCAATCCATCGACATCGATTGGGGCAAGGTTGTCACCCATATGCTCACGCTCAAGGGCATCTACGGCCGTGAAATGTTCGAGACCTGGTACGCCATGAGCGCCATGCTGTCCTCCAATCCCGTACTGCACCGCAGCATCTCCGCCGTCGTCACCGACAAGCTGTCCGCAGCCGACTGGGAAAAGGGCTTCGAAATCGCCCGTAGCGGCACCGGCGGCAAAGTGGTCCTCGACTGGACCGAACTGTAA
- a CDS encoding putative lipoprotein precursor lplA (identified by match to protein family HMM TIGR01409), whose translation MTSTTSQAGFSRRGFLGLAGLAVTAAGLSACGGGGAASSGGAAASASVKLPTYKEFTGLTPDIAGNAKGLQAGYFKLPTAVQSVKTPPLKGKVTGLTETFDTMSPGLHDNPFWQRLNAKLGGDLELQIAEDIGDGYPAKFATVLASNDLPDMMWVPPNQGIPNVGPMLEAKFQDLTPYLSGDAVLEYPNLAALKPDSWKTAVVNGKIWGAPIPSTPFGQVYVGNHDVWAQVGGFEAGSADEFLEKAKELTRPGDQKYALEPAYINALHMVTEWFGAPNSWAVNKDRTLTHLYETDEYMAGVEFTAKMFAAGVFYPDSKATDIRSRVANGSVAAQVVSGPHDIRGYRALAKGTQFDILIPFSADGKVKPVYDMGYGTVGFTPFKKAEEGKIRELLSLINYLSAPFGTVEYMQKNFGELGQDYTIDASGNPARTETGTTNAPGLVSALNIMSSPENVIFNPGFDDDTRYVSQQEEKLLEFAWRNPTNGSYSDTNAKVGAKITKQLRDKVVDIITGRAKIDELKDAVKRWKSEGGDKMRDEYQAALDPNAPVFRG comes from the coding sequence ATGACGAGCACTACCTCTCAGGCTGGATTCAGCCGCCGCGGTTTCCTTGGCCTCGCAGGCCTGGCAGTAACCGCCGCAGGCTTGTCCGCCTGTGGTGGCGGCGGAGCCGCGAGCAGCGGAGGCGCCGCTGCCTCCGCTTCGGTCAAGTTGCCCACGTATAAGGAATTCACCGGCCTCACCCCGGACATCGCGGGTAACGCCAAGGGCCTCCAAGCCGGCTACTTCAAGCTGCCCACTGCTGTGCAGTCCGTGAAGACGCCGCCGCTCAAGGGCAAGGTGACCGGCCTGACCGAAACATTCGACACCATGAGCCCGGGCCTGCACGACAACCCCTTCTGGCAGCGGCTCAATGCCAAACTCGGCGGCGACCTGGAACTCCAGATCGCCGAAGACATCGGGGACGGCTATCCGGCCAAGTTCGCCACCGTCCTGGCCAGCAACGATCTCCCGGACATGATGTGGGTTCCGCCGAACCAGGGCATCCCCAACGTCGGTCCGATGCTCGAAGCCAAGTTCCAGGACCTGACGCCGTACCTCTCCGGTGACGCCGTGCTCGAGTACCCCAACCTGGCGGCGCTGAAGCCCGATTCCTGGAAGACCGCCGTCGTGAACGGCAAGATCTGGGGCGCACCCATCCCGAGTACCCCGTTCGGCCAGGTGTATGTGGGTAACCACGACGTGTGGGCGCAGGTGGGCGGCTTTGAGGCGGGAAGTGCTGATGAATTCCTGGAGAAAGCCAAGGAGCTGACGCGCCCGGGAGATCAGAAGTATGCCCTGGAACCGGCTTATATCAATGCCCTCCACATGGTCACCGAATGGTTTGGCGCCCCCAACAGCTGGGCCGTCAACAAGGACCGCACCCTCACGCACCTCTATGAAACAGACGAATATATGGCAGGCGTGGAGTTCACGGCAAAGATGTTTGCAGCGGGCGTCTTCTACCCGGATTCCAAAGCAACGGATATCCGCTCGCGCGTAGCCAACGGCAGCGTGGCAGCCCAGGTTGTCTCCGGACCCCATGACATCCGCGGTTACCGCGCCCTTGCCAAAGGTACGCAGTTCGACATCCTTATTCCGTTCAGTGCCGACGGAAAGGTCAAGCCCGTCTACGACATGGGCTACGGCACCGTGGGCTTCACGCCGTTCAAGAAGGCTGAAGAGGGCAAGATCCGCGAACTGCTCTCGCTGATCAATTACCTGTCAGCGCCGTTCGGCACGGTGGAGTACATGCAGAAGAACTTCGGCGAGCTGGGCCAGGACTACACCATCGACGCCTCCGGCAACCCGGCACGCACCGAGACGGGTACCACCAACGCACCCGGCCTGGTCTCGGCGTTGAACATTATGTCCAGCCCGGAAAACGTCATCTTCAACCCGGGTTTCGACGACGACACGCGGTACGTCAGCCAGCAGGAAGAAAAGCTGCTCGAGTTCGCGTGGCGCAACCCCACCAACGGTTCCTACTCGGACACCAATGCCAAGGTGGGCGCCAAGATCACCAAGCAGCTGCGCGACAAGGTGGTGGACATCATCACTGGCCGCGCCAAGATCGACGAGCTCAAGGACGCGGTGAAGCGTTGGAAGAGCGAGGGCGGCGACAAGATGCGCGATGAGTACCAGGCCGCGTTGGACCCCAACGCGCCGGTATTCAGAGGCTAG